The window ACCGACAGTTCGGACATGTCACCGCCCCGCCCTCTGCGCCACAGCCGCCGCGGCAGCCGCGACTTTGCCGGCCAGCTTGGTTGCGTCGACCTTGACGCTCACCACGACCGCTTGTGCGGCCTGCGCCGCCTCGGACCAGGCGCCGCGCTGAAGCGCGCGAGCACCCTCCCCGATCAGCCGGCCGCGCTGCGCGCAGCCAGAGCAGGACATCAGGCGACGATGCCGAGCGCGACCTCGACGGTCGTGTCGGCATTGATCCGCGCCTCGCGCGAGACACCGATCAGGGTGTTGTTGGTCGCGACGTTCGTGACCTTCTTGGCCGCGTCGTCCCAATAAAGCTTGGCGCCGACGAGCCAGTTAACTCCTGTCGCCTTGGGCAGGGACCAGACGCCGCGGCGATGGAGCGGGAAGATATCACCCTGTGCAGCGCTGTTGCCGGCGATGCCGAAGGTCGCGGCGATCAGATAGGCCGTGCCGGAGACGACGCCGCCGGTCGGCGCCGGCAGAGAAAGCGGGTCATCGGGCGCAATGTAGTTCGTGGCCATGATGGCACTCCTGAGCGTGAGGGATAGGCCTTTCCAAAGCCCGCCGCGGCACGGCGGGCTCGGCGAAAGGCCGAAGGGCGTCGATCAGGCGCCCGGGTTCTTGAAGAGGCCGCGAGGGTCGAGCGGGCTCGCGCCAGCGTCGATGCGGACCTTGAACTTCTTGCCGTCCACGTCCCAGTCCTCGTCCTGATCGAGGAAGGGCTCCTCGACACCGTCGAGGAAGGAGACTTCAACCGTGTCGGCGGTCTTGTCGGCGGCGAGGTACCAGGCAGTTGCGGAGGCATCGTCCAGCCAGTCGGAGAAGACCGGTTCGACGAAGCCGCGCGCGCGGTTCTTGAGGCTGGGATTGGTCTGGCCGAGCTCGGTGACCGAGGTCAGCAGCTGGTCGACCTTGAACGCCTGGGCCACCGGGAACAGGCCGAACTTCGGCTTGATCCGGTAGCGCGTCTTGCTGTCCGTGCCGCCGGTGTGCTTGGTCCGCATCCAGCTCGCTGCCGCCTCGAAGGCATCAGCGCTCGGAAGGCCGACAGCGGGTGCCCCACCGCCAGCGCCAGCGAGGTTGAGCCGGCTGGCATGGAAGAGCGGGTTGCCGCCCTGGAAGGCGGCATTGGCGACGAGCAGCGCGTAGGGGAGACTGTCGACAGTCATGCGCGCCGCGATACCCTGCTTGCGGGGGATATCGGTGAAGGCGTCGAGATCGTCGTTGATGATCATCTCGCGGGTCAGCGAGAAGGCCTGGCCGAAGGTCGCCAGCATGACGGTGACCTTGCGGTCCGCCAGGGTGGCATACTCATAGGCCGTACCCTCGGGCTTCTTCTTCAGCATCGGCAGCGGGCCGACGCCATAGCGCGAAGCGATCTTGAAGTCGGAGAGCGAGCCCTTCTTCGTCCAGATCTGATAGGTGGTGTCCGCCGTTTCCCAGCCCGTCAGCATCGACTTGTTGGCGACGGCCTCGAGGATGACCGGGAAGTCGCCAGTGGCATGCATGCCGCCGGCCCGGGTCATGGTGAAGGCACGGCCGATCATCTGCAGGCGGTTGCCGGTCGTCGGAAGGCCGGCGCGGCTGAGAGCCTCCTCGGCAAGGCGCTCCAGCCGCATGCCGGTGAACTCGTTACGCTCGCCATCCTTATGGCCGGCGCGCAGCAGTAGTCCGCGGGTTGCGCCCTCGACGAGCTTGTCGCGGGCGTCCGCTTCAACGCGGGTCGTGCTCGTCGGCGTCTGCCGGGCAGCGAGCACGTCGAAAGCGGCGATGCGGAAGGCGTCGGCGGTGGTGCCCGAGGCAATCGCGTCGGCCGCCTCGGTGCCGGTGTAGCCGGCGCGCTTGGCGATATCGACGATGGCGGTGGAACGCGCGCGT is drawn from Bosea sp. Tri-49 and contains these coding sequences:
- a CDS encoding DUF2190 family protein, which produces MATNYIAPDDPLSLPAPTGGVVSGTAYLIAATFGIAGNSAAQGDIFPLHRRGVWSLPKATGVNWLVGAKLYWDDAAKKVTNVATNNTLIGVSREARINADTTVEVALGIVA
- a CDS encoding phage major capsid protein, with amino-acid sequence MKGRNFAFGAICAGLALAVALAFYPDVALAAPLARAGVAVDPSWGSLALHATPALIALRAQLTDLTGQAERKLAEVIDGLEPERVRAIEAEHGTLIRQADGVRTQIAAEEARIAAIPSDGTATLLAERARSTAIVDIAKRAGYTGTEAADAIASGTTADAFRIAAFDVLAARQTPTSTTRVEADARDKLVEGATRGLLLRAGHKDGERNEFTGMRLERLAEEALSRAGLPTTGNRLQMIGRAFTMTRAGGMHATGDFPVILEAVANKSMLTGWETADTTYQIWTKKGSLSDFKIASRYGVGPLPMLKKKPEGTAYEYATLADRKVTVMLATFGQAFSLTREMIINDDLDAFTDIPRKQGIAARMTVDSLPYALLVANAAFQGGNPLFHASRLNLAGAGGGAPAVGLPSADAFEAAASWMRTKHTGGTDSKTRYRIKPKFGLFPVAQAFKVDQLLTSVTELGQTNPSLKNRARGFVEPVFSDWLDDASATAWYLAADKTADTVEVSFLDGVEEPFLDQDEDWDVDGKKFKVRIDAGASPLDPRGLFKNPGA